In Sardina pilchardus chromosome 10, fSarPil1.1, whole genome shotgun sequence, one genomic interval encodes:
- the LOC134093979 gene encoding troponin I, fast skeletal muscle-like: protein MSDCKKMTSTRRHHLKSLLLQIAQGLLEAESQQLVEAKEEYMAQNCPSLSLPGSMEELQLLVKKMHQTIEKIDEERYDTEAKVTKTDKEIDELKLKVIDLKGKFKKPALKKVRMSADQMLQALLGSKHKVNMDLRANLKQVKKEVKDESGDGVGDWRKNIEDKKDRKKMFEGAEA from the exons ATGTCTGA TTGCAAAAAGATGACCTCAACCCGCAGGCATCATCTGAAG AGCCTGCTGCTCCAGATTGCTCAAGGCCTACTGGAGGCAGAGAGCCAGCAGTTGGTTGAGGCAAAGGAGGAATACATGGCCCAAAACTGCCCTTCCCTGAGTCTGCCAGGATCCATGGAGGAGCTCCAG CTGCTGGTCAAAAAGATGCACCAGACCATTGAGAAGATTGATGAGGAGAGGTATGACACAGAGGCCAAGGTTACCAAGACCGACAAGGAG ATTGATGAGCTGAAGCTTAAAGTGATTGACCTGAAGGGCAAGTTCAAGAAGCCAGCTCTGAAGAAAGTACGTATGTCTGCCGATCAGATGCTTCAGGCTCTGCTGGGCTCCAAGCACAAGGTTAACATGGACCTGAGAGCCAACCTGAAGCAAGTCAAAAAAGAGGTCAAAGATGAG TCTGGAGATGGTGTGGGTGACTGGCGTAAGAACATTGAGGACAAGAAGGACAGGAAGAAGATGTTTGAGGGCGCTGAGGCATAA
- the lsp1a gene encoding non-muscle caldesmon isoform X2, whose translation MSGALLRRNSSKQGLQNLLRVTAQRSIEDAEEIERERRRRAREAFRREHGLSAPDGASLDALDAEASVEATPSAQNFTSSAKATGSVVLDEDEGFSDWTQRLGQERRLRLENGRPAEATAERGMNGTAKHTEKIHCSSSSVTPARLQRLPPREKENRDAAREEKVEEETRLGSRATEKRRKEFGKKEHSQTEREVEQNGKDTRMSPFKKGAESQAADMDEKMKKKEVKVSYTSKVLMQHEPKPRNNKEEEETASHVIRARKTLRSPSQSQPATAMTMAASEPRDEEAAAAFLETEQKLEKIRRSHQEKESQELEQLRQKQAEAEAELEELKKRRELRRRVREEEERRREEEEQHRLAKEEEEKRHMKEEIERRRMEAAEKRMKSLNDGEEPFNALSPKSPTVKITERTESLNRSLKKSNSFKKTPPPLLLSKIDDKLEQYTHAVEVSSKETKPAKAAAMDVLSPPKPVASTKSLFEAGEAWSPSAPRGQPSKETEGIKVGVADLITNWVKGSVDGSNRNSPSRPADVKPGDVLQKKNLWEVIGENSSSGKPGSGGKGNPSGKRYKFIVTGHGKYEKIPVDDEEDYCDFSNGKTGELCHDDF comes from the exons ATGTCTGGAGCGCTCCTCAGGAGGAACTCCAGCAAGCAGGGACTACAGAACCTGCTGAG GGTGACGGCCCAGAGGAGTATTGAAGATGCCGAGGAGATTGAGAGGGAGCGCAGGCGCAGGGCACGGGAGGCCTTCCGTAGAGAACACGGCCTCTCCGCACCCGACGGGGCCTCCCTGGACGCCCTGGACGCCGAGGCCTCAGTAGAGGCCACACC GTCAGCCCAGAACTTTACGAGCTCCGCCAAGGCCACCGGCTCCGTGGTTCTGGATGAGGACGAGGGCTTCAGTGACTGGACGCAGAGGCTGGGTCAGGAGCGCAGGCTCAGGCTGGAGAACGGGCGTCCGGCGGAAGCGACGGCCGAGCGGGGAATGAACGGCACCGCCAAGCACACGGAGAAGATccactgctcctcctcctctgtcacaCCCGCCAGGCTGCAGAGGCTACCGCCGCGGGAGAAGGAGAACCGCGACGCGGCCAgggaggagaaggtggaggaggagacgcgTCTGGGGAGCAGGGCGactgagaagaggaggaaggagttCGGAAAAAAGGaacacagtcagacagagagagaggtggagcagAACGGCAAAGATACAAGGATGAGCCCCTTCAAGAAGGGGGCCGAGAGTCAAGCAGCAGACATGGATGAAAAG ATGAAGAAGAAGGAAGTGAAAGTGTCTTACACGTCCAAAGTCCTCATGCAGCACGAGCCCAAGCCCCGCAACaacaaagaggaggaagagacagcTTCACACGTGATCAGAGCCAGGAAGACTCTCAG GAGCCCGAGTCAGTCCCAGCCGGCGACGGCGATGACGATGGCGGCGTCGGAGCCCCGGGacgaggaggcggcggcggcgttccTGGAGACGGAGCAGAAGCTGGAGAAGATCCGGCGCAGCCACCAGGAGAAGGAGAGCcaggagctggagcagctgcGGCAGAAGCAGGCGGAGGCCGAGGCCGAGCTGGAGGAGCTCAAGAAGAGGCGGGAGCTGAGGAGGCGCGtgcgcgaggaggaggagcgccggagggaggaggaggagcagcacagGCTGGCCAAAGAGGAG gaggagaagagacacaTGAAGGAGGAGatcgagaggaggaggatggaggcggccgagaagaggatgaagagctTGAACGACGGCGAGGAACCGTTCAACGCACTCAGTCCCAAGAGCCCCACAGTGAAG ATCACTGAGCGGACCGAGTCTTTGAACCGTTCCCTGAAGAAGAG CAACAGCTTCAAGAAGACGCCTCCGCCGCTGCTCCTCTCCAAGATCGACGACAAGCTGGAGCAGTACACTCACGCGGTCGAG GTTTCCTCAAAAGAGACCAAGCCGGCCAAGGCAGCTGCTATGGACGTGCTGAGTCCTCCCAAGCCAGTGGCCTCCACCAAGAGCCTCTTTGAAGCCGGGGAGGCCTGGAGCCCAAGTGCCCCCCGAGGCCAGCCCTCTAAG GAGACGGAGGGGATCAAAGTAGGCGTGGCTGATCTGATAACCAACTGGGTAAAAGGGTCTGTTGACGGCAGTAACAGGAACTCCCCATCCAGACCTGCG GATGTGAAACCAGGTGATGTGCTGCAGAAGAAGAATCTTTGGGAAGTAATCGGAGAGaactcttcatcaggcaaaccTGGGTCAGGAGGAAAG GGCAATCCTTCTGGAAAGAGGTACAAATTTATTGTGACTGGCCATGGCAAATACGAGAAGATCCCTGTAGACGATGAGGAGGATTATTGTGATTTTTCAAATGGAAAAACAG
- the lsp1a gene encoding non-muscle caldesmon isoform X1: protein MSGALLRRNSSKQGLQNLLRVTAQRSIEDAEEIERERRRRAREAFRREHGLSAPDGASLDALDAEASVEATPSAQNFTSSAKATGSVVLDEDEGFSDWTQRLGQERRLRLENGRPAEATAERGMNGTAKHTEKIHCSSSSVTPARLQRLPPREKENRDAAREEKVEEETRLGSRATEKRRKEFGKKEHSQTEREVEQNGKDTRMSPFKKGAESQAADMDEKMKKKEVKVSYTSKVLMQHEPKPRNNKEEEETASHVIRARKTLRSPSQSQPATAMTMAASEPRDEEAAAAFLETEQKLEKIRRSHQEKESQELEQLRQKQAEAEAELEELKKRRELRRRVREEEERRREEEEQHRLAKEEEEKRHMKEEIERRRMEAAEKRMKSLNDGEEPFNALSPKSPTVKREDEERLTAESTDLITERTESLNRSLKKSNSFKKTPPPLLLSKIDDKLEQYTHAVEVSSKETKPAKAAAMDVLSPPKPVASTKSLFEAGEAWSPSAPRGQPSKETEGIKVGVADLITNWVKGSVDGSNRNSPSRPADVKPGDVLQKKNLWEVIGENSSSGKPGSGGKGNPSGKRYKFIVTGHGKYEKIPVDDEEDYCDFSNGKTGELCHDDF from the exons ATGTCTGGAGCGCTCCTCAGGAGGAACTCCAGCAAGCAGGGACTACAGAACCTGCTGAG GGTGACGGCCCAGAGGAGTATTGAAGATGCCGAGGAGATTGAGAGGGAGCGCAGGCGCAGGGCACGGGAGGCCTTCCGTAGAGAACACGGCCTCTCCGCACCCGACGGGGCCTCCCTGGACGCCCTGGACGCCGAGGCCTCAGTAGAGGCCACACC GTCAGCCCAGAACTTTACGAGCTCCGCCAAGGCCACCGGCTCCGTGGTTCTGGATGAGGACGAGGGCTTCAGTGACTGGACGCAGAGGCTGGGTCAGGAGCGCAGGCTCAGGCTGGAGAACGGGCGTCCGGCGGAAGCGACGGCCGAGCGGGGAATGAACGGCACCGCCAAGCACACGGAGAAGATccactgctcctcctcctctgtcacaCCCGCCAGGCTGCAGAGGCTACCGCCGCGGGAGAAGGAGAACCGCGACGCGGCCAgggaggagaaggtggaggaggagacgcgTCTGGGGAGCAGGGCGactgagaagaggaggaaggagttCGGAAAAAAGGaacacagtcagacagagagagaggtggagcagAACGGCAAAGATACAAGGATGAGCCCCTTCAAGAAGGGGGCCGAGAGTCAAGCAGCAGACATGGATGAAAAG ATGAAGAAGAAGGAAGTGAAAGTGTCTTACACGTCCAAAGTCCTCATGCAGCACGAGCCCAAGCCCCGCAACaacaaagaggaggaagagacagcTTCACACGTGATCAGAGCCAGGAAGACTCTCAG GAGCCCGAGTCAGTCCCAGCCGGCGACGGCGATGACGATGGCGGCGTCGGAGCCCCGGGacgaggaggcggcggcggcgttccTGGAGACGGAGCAGAAGCTGGAGAAGATCCGGCGCAGCCACCAGGAGAAGGAGAGCcaggagctggagcagctgcGGCAGAAGCAGGCGGAGGCCGAGGCCGAGCTGGAGGAGCTCAAGAAGAGGCGGGAGCTGAGGAGGCGCGtgcgcgaggaggaggagcgccggagggaggaggaggagcagcacagGCTGGCCAAAGAGGAG gaggagaagagacacaTGAAGGAGGAGatcgagaggaggaggatggaggcggccgagaagaggatgaagagctTGAACGACGGCGAGGAACCGTTCAACGCACTCAGTCCCAAGAGCCCCACAGTGAAG agggaggatgaggagagattGACAGCTGAGAGTACAGACTTG ATCACTGAGCGGACCGAGTCTTTGAACCGTTCCCTGAAGAAGAG CAACAGCTTCAAGAAGACGCCTCCGCCGCTGCTCCTCTCCAAGATCGACGACAAGCTGGAGCAGTACACTCACGCGGTCGAG GTTTCCTCAAAAGAGACCAAGCCGGCCAAGGCAGCTGCTATGGACGTGCTGAGTCCTCCCAAGCCAGTGGCCTCCACCAAGAGCCTCTTTGAAGCCGGGGAGGCCTGGAGCCCAAGTGCCCCCCGAGGCCAGCCCTCTAAG GAGACGGAGGGGATCAAAGTAGGCGTGGCTGATCTGATAACCAACTGGGTAAAAGGGTCTGTTGACGGCAGTAACAGGAACTCCCCATCCAGACCTGCG GATGTGAAACCAGGTGATGTGCTGCAGAAGAAGAATCTTTGGGAAGTAATCGGAGAGaactcttcatcaggcaaaccTGGGTCAGGAGGAAAG GGCAATCCTTCTGGAAAGAGGTACAAATTTATTGTGACTGGCCATGGCAAATACGAGAAGATCCCTGTAGACGATGAGGAGGATTATTGTGATTTTTCAAATGGAAAAACAG